One segment of Phaeacidiphilus oryzae TH49 DNA contains the following:
- a CDS encoding maltokinase N-terminal cap-like domain-containing protein — MTRRLAPALRDWLPGQRWFAGKGAPVTAVVPLSAGRLGAGLQHLLVRVEQPGRAPETYQLLVATGSETPPGLPDRAVIGRLSDGRLVYDALHNPAHAERLLALLLGRSPLPAGLAAGQLPSPPPGGSTPPLRAGALAPRVNTAEQSNTSVVYGDRMIAKLFRRVTPGTNPDLELTRALAAAGSTRVPTPLAWLETTPAGPEPPATLALLQQFLRGGRDGWELALSRAAELAPQSPTPASGTAPTGNFAAESFLLGRATAEVHLTLARVLPTALLGPSDAELLIGAMTDRLNEAAEAVPALREYRSALLAIYRDLEDRLRSGRPLLVQRIHGDLHLGQSMRTPRGWVLLDFEGEPATPLAERRRLQPAARDVSAMLRSFDYAAAHRLLGEETRPDPEAEQRAVRWCARNREAYCAGYAAAGGRDPRADPALLRAFETDKAVYEVVYEARNRPAWLPIPLAAIRRLTAARGAAAKEGAGPAAPYSPNGRLG; from the coding sequence CTGACCCGCCGGCTCGCTCCCGCCCTCCGGGACTGGCTCCCCGGCCAGCGCTGGTTCGCCGGCAAGGGCGCGCCCGTCACCGCCGTCGTCCCGCTGTCGGCCGGCCGGCTCGGCGCCGGCCTCCAGCACCTGCTGGTCCGCGTCGAACAACCCGGCCGCGCCCCGGAGACGTACCAACTCCTGGTGGCCACCGGCTCGGAGACCCCGCCGGGGCTGCCCGACCGGGCCGTGATCGGCCGGCTTTCGGACGGCCGGCTGGTCTACGACGCCCTGCACAACCCCGCGCACGCCGAGCGGCTGCTCGCCCTCCTCCTCGGCCGGAGCCCGCTGCCGGCCGGCCTGGCCGCCGGGCAGCTGCCCTCCCCGCCGCCCGGAGGGAGCACTCCGCCGCTGCGCGCGGGCGCCCTCGCCCCCCGGGTCAACACGGCCGAGCAGAGCAACACCTCGGTCGTCTACGGGGACCGGATGATCGCCAAGCTCTTCCGCCGGGTCACCCCGGGCACCAATCCGGACCTGGAGCTCACCCGCGCGCTGGCCGCGGCCGGCTCGACCCGGGTGCCGACCCCGCTGGCCTGGCTGGAGACCACCCCGGCCGGCCCGGAGCCGCCGGCCACCCTGGCACTGCTCCAGCAGTTCCTGCGCGGCGGCCGGGACGGCTGGGAACTGGCCCTCTCCCGGGCGGCCGAACTCGCCCCGCAGAGCCCCACACCGGCCTCCGGCACCGCCCCCACCGGGAACTTCGCTGCAGAGTCGTTCCTGCTGGGCCGGGCCACCGCCGAGGTCCACCTCACCCTCGCCCGGGTGCTGCCCACCGCCCTCCTCGGCCCCTCGGACGCCGAGCTGCTGATCGGGGCGATGACGGACCGTCTGAACGAGGCCGCGGAGGCCGTGCCGGCGCTGCGCGAGTACCGCTCGGCGCTCCTCGCCATCTACCGCGACCTGGAGGACCGGCTCCGCTCCGGGCGCCCGCTGCTGGTCCAGCGGATCCACGGCGACCTCCACCTCGGCCAGTCGATGCGCACCCCGCGCGGCTGGGTGCTGCTGGACTTCGAGGGCGAGCCGGCCACCCCGCTGGCCGAGCGCCGCCGGCTGCAGCCGGCCGCCCGGGACGTCTCCGCGATGCTCCGCTCCTTCGACTACGCCGCCGCCCACCGGCTGCTGGGCGAGGAGACCCGCCCCGACCCGGAGGCGGAGCAGCGGGCGGTCCGCTGGTGCGCGCGCAACCGGGAGGCGTACTGCGCGGGTTACGCGGCGGCGGGCGGACGGGACCCGCGCGCCGACCCCGCACTGCTACGCGCCTTCGAGACCGACAAGGCCGTCTACGAGGTGGTATACGAGGCCCGCAACCGGCCCGCCTGGCTGCCCATCCCACTGGCCGCCATCCGCAGGCTCACCGCGGCACGCGGAGCCGCCGCGAAAGAGGGTGCCGGCCCCGCCGCCCCCTACTCGCCGAACGGCCGGCTCGGTTGA
- a CDS encoding acetate kinase, with protein sequence MNDATRVLVLNSGSSSVKYQLIDMAGGDRLATGLVERIGEPAGALVHRAGDARRTVEERYPDHTAALKAVAEELRRDGLGLDSPELAAIGHRVVHGGTRFTQPTRIDDAVLEALRGLVPLAPLHNPANITGIEVARALRPDLPQIAVFDTAFHATMPEHAWRYAIDKETADANSVRRYGFHGTSHEYVSRRTAELLGRAPESVNVIVLHLGNGASASAVRGGVCVDTSMGLTPLEGLVMGTRSGDLDPAVIFHLHREAGLGVDEIDALLNRRSGLIGLCGANDMREIARRMGEGDADAQLAFDIYVHRLKKYVGSYFAVLGRVDAVAFTAGVGENSIAVREAVAGRLSVLGIELDSVRNGVRGDSPRLVSAPTSRVAVAVVPTDEEYEIARQAFALLRQD encoded by the coding sequence GTGAACGACGCCACCCGGGTCCTGGTCCTCAACTCCGGCTCCTCGTCGGTGAAGTACCAGCTGATCGACATGGCCGGCGGGGACCGCCTGGCGACCGGCCTGGTGGAGCGGATCGGGGAGCCCGCGGGGGCCCTGGTCCACCGGGCCGGGGACGCCCGGCGGACCGTCGAGGAGCGCTACCCCGACCACACCGCCGCCCTGAAGGCGGTGGCCGAGGAGCTCAGGAGGGACGGCCTCGGCCTGGACTCGCCCGAGCTGGCCGCGATCGGCCACCGGGTGGTGCACGGCGGCACCCGGTTCACCCAGCCGACCCGGATCGACGACGCCGTGCTCGAGGCGCTGCGCGGGCTGGTCCCGCTGGCCCCGCTGCACAACCCGGCCAACATCACCGGCATCGAGGTCGCCCGCGCGCTGCGCCCGGACCTCCCGCAGATCGCCGTCTTCGACACCGCGTTCCACGCCACCATGCCGGAGCACGCCTGGCGGTACGCGATCGACAAGGAGACCGCGGACGCCAACTCGGTCCGCCGCTACGGCTTCCACGGCACCTCCCACGAGTACGTCTCGCGGCGCACCGCCGAGCTGCTGGGCCGGGCCCCGGAGTCGGTGAACGTGATCGTCCTCCACCTCGGCAACGGCGCCTCCGCCTCGGCCGTGCGCGGCGGCGTCTGCGTGGACACCTCGATGGGCCTGACCCCGCTGGAGGGCCTGGTGATGGGCACCCGCTCGGGCGACCTGGACCCGGCGGTGATCTTCCACCTCCACCGCGAGGCGGGCCTGGGCGTGGACGAGATCGACGCCCTGCTGAACCGCCGCAGCGGCCTGATCGGCCTCTGCGGGGCCAACGACATGCGGGAGATCGCCCGCCGAATGGGCGAAGGCGACGCGGACGCCCAGCTCGCCTTCGACATCTACGTCCACCGGCTGAAGAAGTACGTGGGCTCGTACTTCGCCGTCCTCGGCCGGGTCGACGCGGTCGCCTTCACGGCCGGAGTGGGCGAGAACTCGATCGCCGTCCGCGAGGCGGTGGCCGGCCGGCTCTCCGTCCTCGGCATCGAGCTGGACTCGGTGCGCAACGGCGTCCGCGGCGACAGCCCCCGCCTGGTCTCCGCCCCCACCTCCCGGGTGGCGGTGGCCGTGGTGCCCACCGACGAGGAGTACGAGATCGCCCGCCAGGCCTTCGCCCTCCTCCGCCAGGACTGA
- the pyk gene encoding pyruvate kinase: MRRAKIVCTLGPATESLEQLKKLIDAGMNVARLNMSHGSHAEHEQRYQNVRAAADAVGRPVGVLADLQGPKIRLGTFADGPVTVENGDEFIITAEDVPGDQHICSTTYKGLPGDVKPGDPILINDGVIALETVRVEGPRVYTRVVEGGVLSNNKGINLPGAAVNVPALSEKDIEDLRFALRMGADMVALSFVRNAADVEDVHKVMDEEGRRVPVIAKIEKPQAVAAMEEIVLAFDAVMVARGDLAVEYPLEQVPLVQKKLITLCRRNAKPVIVATQMMESMISASRPTRAEASDVANAILDGADAVMLSAESSVGKFPIETVATMSRIVEAAETDLLAKGLQPLNPGRKPRTQGGAVARAAAELGDFLGGEALVAFTTSGDTARRLSRYRSPIPVLAFTPNAETRNQLTLSWGVEGYCTPEPSNTDEMIAQIDEALIKLGRFSVGDTVIMTAGSPPGVPGSTNMVRVHHLSEHPKGA; encoded by the coding sequence ATGCGCCGAGCAAAGATCGTCTGCACTCTGGGTCCCGCGACGGAGAGCCTCGAACAGCTGAAGAAGCTGATCGACGCCGGTATGAACGTCGCCCGTCTGAACATGAGCCACGGCTCGCACGCCGAGCACGAGCAGCGCTACCAGAACGTCCGCGCGGCCGCCGACGCCGTCGGCCGCCCGGTCGGTGTCCTGGCCGACCTTCAGGGCCCGAAGATCCGCCTCGGGACCTTCGCCGATGGGCCGGTCACGGTGGAGAACGGTGACGAGTTCATCATCACCGCCGAGGACGTCCCCGGTGACCAGCACATCTGTTCCACCACCTACAAGGGCCTGCCCGGCGACGTGAAGCCGGGCGACCCGATCCTGATCAACGACGGTGTGATCGCCCTGGAGACCGTCCGGGTCGAGGGCCCGCGGGTCTACACCCGGGTCGTCGAGGGCGGCGTCCTCTCCAACAACAAGGGGATCAACCTCCCCGGCGCCGCGGTGAACGTCCCGGCGCTGAGCGAGAAGGACATCGAGGACCTCCGCTTCGCCCTGCGGATGGGCGCCGACATGGTCGCCCTCTCCTTCGTCCGGAACGCGGCGGACGTCGAGGACGTCCACAAGGTGATGGACGAGGAGGGCCGCCGGGTCCCGGTCATCGCCAAGATCGAGAAGCCGCAGGCGGTGGCGGCGATGGAGGAGATCGTCCTCGCCTTCGACGCGGTGATGGTCGCCCGCGGCGACCTCGCGGTCGAGTACCCGCTGGAGCAGGTGCCGCTGGTCCAGAAGAAGCTGATCACCCTCTGCCGGCGGAACGCCAAGCCGGTCATCGTCGCCACCCAGATGATGGAGTCGATGATCAGCGCGTCCCGGCCGACCCGCGCCGAGGCCTCCGACGTCGCCAACGCCATCCTGGACGGCGCCGACGCGGTGATGCTCTCCGCCGAGTCCAGCGTCGGCAAGTTCCCGATCGAGACCGTCGCCACGATGAGCCGCATCGTCGAGGCGGCCGAGACGGACCTGCTGGCCAAGGGCCTGCAGCCGCTCAACCCGGGGCGCAAGCCGCGGACCCAGGGCGGGGCGGTGGCCCGGGCCGCGGCCGAGCTCGGCGACTTCCTGGGCGGGGAGGCGCTGGTCGCCTTCACCACCTCGGGCGACACCGCGCGGCGGCTCTCCCGCTACCGCTCGCCGATCCCGGTGCTGGCCTTCACCCCGAACGCGGAGACCCGCAACCAGCTGACGCTGAGCTGGGGCGTGGAGGGCTACTGCACTCCGGAGCCGTCCAACACCGACGAGATGATCGCGCAGATCGACGAGGCCCTGATCAAGCTCGGCCGGTTCTCCGTCGGCGACACGGTGATCATGACCGCCGGCTCCCCGCCCGGAGTCCCCGGCAGCACCAACATGGTCCGCGTCCACCACCTCTCGGAGCACCCGAAGGGGGCGTAG
- a CDS encoding APC family permease produces MSPTRARQAAQQAERPHSRALRADVLGSFDTIVMAVAGSAPAYTLAATTAVLVGAAGLVSPAALLGCVIPMLGIAWAFNHLGKVDVNAGASYSWVGRALHPSLGFLSGWALVVSATIFMVAGALPAGSYTLSLFSASAAENTWAATGVGAVWFVLMALLVLVGVRITAHAQWIMTGIEVLILVAFGVSALVHGAGQQHPAALFSWSWLWGFGHFGGASGFAAAALVAAFYFWGWDVTANLSEETSNSRRNSGLGGLVGVVMVFALFEIVTIAVNLILTQKQIQADSGDLLTVLGDAVWPGWGGKVLVLAVMLSTIATLETTLIQVTRSLFAMGRDHTVSPAFGRSHPRWQTPHIAVATVTVVSLVLFIASNGLGSVNTILTDAVSAIGLQIAFYYGLAGFAVVVAYRRLLFKSFSNAFFIGLWPLVGALFMLWILVESLTTLSGEVIGIGMGALALGLLPMGWYWAKGSGYYRPARLDAANAAAVAAEYGEEPDLVAAETGGHDVLPTDL; encoded by the coding sequence ATGAGTCCGACCCGCGCTCGCCAGGCGGCGCAGCAGGCCGAGCGCCCGCACAGCCGGGCCCTGCGCGCCGACGTCCTCGGCAGCTTCGACACCATCGTGATGGCCGTCGCCGGCAGCGCCCCGGCGTACACCCTGGCCGCGACCACCGCCGTACTGGTCGGCGCCGCCGGACTGGTCAGCCCGGCCGCCCTGCTCGGCTGCGTGATACCGATGCTGGGGATCGCCTGGGCCTTCAACCACCTCGGCAAGGTGGACGTCAACGCGGGCGCCAGCTACTCCTGGGTGGGCCGGGCGCTGCACCCCTCGCTCGGCTTCCTCTCCGGCTGGGCGCTGGTGGTCTCGGCCACCATCTTCATGGTGGCCGGCGCCCTGCCGGCCGGCTCGTACACCCTCTCGCTCTTCTCCGCCTCCGCCGCCGAGAACACCTGGGCGGCGACCGGGGTGGGGGCCGTCTGGTTCGTGCTGATGGCGCTGCTGGTGCTGGTGGGGGTGCGGATCACGGCCCACGCCCAGTGGATCATGACCGGGATCGAGGTGCTGATCCTGGTCGCCTTCGGCGTCTCCGCGCTGGTGCACGGCGCCGGGCAGCAGCACCCGGCCGCGCTCTTCTCCTGGTCCTGGCTGTGGGGGTTCGGCCACTTCGGCGGGGCGAGCGGCTTCGCCGCCGCGGCCCTGGTGGCCGCCTTCTACTTCTGGGGCTGGGACGTCACCGCCAACCTCTCCGAGGAGACCAGCAACAGCCGGCGCAACTCCGGGCTCGGCGGGCTGGTCGGGGTGGTGATGGTGTTCGCCCTCTTCGAGATCGTCACCATCGCCGTCAACCTGATCCTCACCCAGAAGCAGATCCAGGCCGACTCGGGCGACCTGCTGACCGTGCTCGGCGACGCGGTCTGGCCGGGCTGGGGCGGCAAGGTGCTGGTCCTCGCGGTGATGCTGTCCACCATCGCCACCCTGGAGACCACCCTGATCCAGGTCACCCGCTCGCTCTTCGCGATGGGCCGGGACCACACCGTCTCCCCCGCCTTCGGCCGCTCCCACCCGCGCTGGCAGACCCCGCACATCGCGGTGGCCACCGTCACCGTCGTCTCCCTCGTCCTGTTCATCGCCTCCAACGGCCTCGGCTCGGTGAACACCATCCTCACCGACGCGGTCAGCGCGATCGGCCTGCAGATCGCGTTCTACTACGGCCTGGCCGGCTTCGCCGTCGTGGTCGCCTACCGCAGACTGCTCTTCAAGTCCTTCTCCAACGCGTTCTTCATCGGCCTCTGGCCGCTGGTCGGCGCGCTGTTCATGCTGTGGATCCTGGTCGAGTCGCTGACCACGCTCAGCGGAGAGGTGATAGGCATCGGCATGGGCGCGCTCGCCCTCGGCCTCCTCCCGATGGGCTGGTACTGGGCCAAGGGCAGCGGCTACTACCGTCCGGCGAGGCTGGACGCCGCCAACGCGGCGGCGGTCGCCGCCGAGTACGGCGAGGAACCGGACCTGGTCGCGGCGGAGACCGGCGGCCACGATGTACTCCCCACCGACCTCTGA